A single genomic interval of Peromyscus leucopus breed LL Stock chromosome 7, UCI_PerLeu_2.1, whole genome shotgun sequence harbors:
- the LOC114690337 gene encoding cytochrome P450 1A1, with protein sequence MPSMYGLLDSMSATELLLAITIFCLGFWVVRATGTRVPKGLKTPPGPWGWPLIGHILTLGKNPHLSLTKLSKQYGDVLQIRIGSTPVVVLSGLNTIRQALVKQGEDFKGRPDFYSFNFISNGQSMTFNPDSGPVWAARRRLAQNALKSFSIAKDPASASSCYLEEHVSKEAEYLISKFQKLMAEVGHFDPYRYLVVSVANVICAMCFGQRYDHDNQELLSIVNLSNEFGEVTGSGYPADFIPVLRYLPNSSLDVFKDLNKRFYSFMQKLIKNHYRTFEKGHIRDITDSLIEHCQDKRLDENANVQLSDDKVISIIFDLFGAGFDTVTTAISWSLMYLVTNPRVQRKIQEELDTVIGRSRRPRFSDRPQLPYLEAFILEVFRHSSFVPFTIPHSTTRDTSLCGFYIPKGRCIFVSQWQINHDQELWGDPNNFRPERFLTSSGTLDKALSDKVILFGLGKRRCIGETIGQLEVFLFLAILLQQMEFNVSPGEKVDMTPIYGLTLKHARCEHFQVQMRSSELQHLQA encoded by the exons ATGCCTTCCATGTATGGACTTCTAGACTCCATGTCAGCCACAGAGCTGCTCCTGGCCATCACCATCTTCTGCCTTGGATTCTGGGTGGTCAGAGCCACAGGGACTCGGGTTCCTAAAGGCCTGAAGACTCCACCTGGACCCTGGGGATGGCCCCTTATTGGGCATATATTGACCCTGGGGAAGAACCCACACCTGTCACTGACAAAGCTGAGCAAGCAGTATGGGGATGTACTGCAGATCCGCATTGGCTCCACACCTGTGGTGGTGCTGAGTGGCCTGAACACCATCCGGCAGGCCCTGGTGAAGCAGGGTGAAGATTTCAAGGGCCGGCCAGACTTTTACAGTTTTAATTTCATCAGTAATGGCCAGAGCATGACTTTCAACCCAGATTCTGGACCAGTATGGGCTGCCCGGCGGCGCCTGGCCCAGAATGCCTTGAAGAGTTTCTCCATAGCCAAAGACCCAGCTTCTGCATCCTCTTGCTATTTGGAGGAGCATGTGAGCAAGGAGGCTGAATACCTAATCAGCAAGTTCCAGAAGCTGATGGCAGAGGTTGGCCACTTCGACCCTTATAGGTATTTGGTAGTGTCCGTGGCCAATGTCATCTGTGCCATGTGCTTTGGCCAACGTTATGACCATGATAACCAAGAGCTGCTTAGCATAGTCAACCTGAGCAATGAGTTTGGGGAAGTTACTGGCTCTGGATACCCGGCTGACTTCATTCCTGTCCTCCGCTACCTACCTAACTCTTCCCTGGATGTCTTCAAGGACTTGAATAAGAGGTTCTACAGCTTTATGCAGAAGTTAATCAAAAACCACTACCGAACGTTCGAGAAG GGCCACATCCGGGACATCACAGACAGCCTCATTGAGCACTGTCAGGACAAAAGGTTGGATGAGAATGCCAATGTCCAGCTGTCGGATGATAAGGTCATTAGTATCATTTTTGACCTCTTTGGAGCTG GGTTTGACACAGTGACAACTGCTATCTCTTGGAGCCTCATGTACCTGGTGACAAACCCTAGggtacagagaaagatccaggaagAGCTAG ACACCGTGATTGGCAGGAGTCGGAGGCCCCGGTTTTCTGACAGACCTCAGCTGCCCTATCTGGAGGCCTTCATCCTGGAGGTTTTCCGGCATTCATCCTTCGTCCCTTTCACCATCCCCCACAG caccacaagagACACAAGTCTGTGTGGATTCTATATCCCCAAGGGACGTTGTATCTTTGTGAGCCAGTGGCAGATTAACCACGACCA GGAACTATGGGGTGACCCAAACAACTTTCGTCCTGAAAGGTTTCTCACCTCCAGTGGCACTCTGGACAAAGCCTTGAGTGACAAAGTCATTCTCTTTGGTTTGGGCAAGCGGAGGTGCATCGGGGAGACCATTGGCCAACTGGAGGTCTTTCTCTTCCTGGCCATCTTGCTGCAGCAAATGGAATTCAACGTGTCACCAGGAGAGAAGGTGGATATGACTCCTATTTATGGACTGACTTTAAAGCATGCCCGTTGCGAGCATTTCCAAGTGCAGATGCGGTCTTCTGAGCTTCAGCATCTCCAGGCTTAG